The nucleotide window ATCGTCTTGTTcgtctccgcctcctcctgcttGGTCTCACTCTTCATGCCCACATTCAAATTGATGCGAtacttcttgttcttgaagTCGTAGTTGAGCGAAAACGTCGCTCCCGGTCCAATCTTGCCACCTTCTCCACCCTCCGCGGTAAGaaccttggccttgaccAATATGCCTAGGGCGCCTTCAAGCACGTCCGCGTTGAGTTGAGTGATGCTCGCAAGCTCCTCGAACGTGTACTGGTCCTTCTCGTTGAAAAGCAGTAAGATGGCCATCTGGTACGCCGACACGCTAAAGATATAGGGCATCTTAGCGCCCTTCATATAATTCGCCTTGATGTCGCCCTTGCACAGCTGCCACAGCCAAGTGAGCTTGCGGCCTTCGTGCTTGTTCTTGTAGAAGCGGGTGAACCGATCGCAGTCGGCCGAGATCTCGGCGGGCGCAACAAAGCTGGTGTTTGGCGGAACGAGCGGCCAGAAACCGGTGCCGAGGATAGAGTACGTCGAGTCGAGCGGCTTGCCGTCCATGTTGAGGGAGGCGACGTGCTCCTTGAAGCCTGTGTTGAGATCCTTGGAGATCTGCATGTCCTGGAACATGCGTTGCAACTTGTTGGTGTATTCGAAGCCGCAGgcctccttgagcttggaAATCATCGAGGTCTCGGCATCGTCCGAGTTGGAGTTGCTGTGTACGAGGCGGCGCGCCAGCATGCGTGAGTAGAACTTTTGAAACACGTCCTTGTCCTGGATGTACTTGAACACAGTCATAATCTGCGTCAGCGTGTTCTCGagctccgcctcctccactccGGTGCTGCTCTTGCGGAGAAGCACGTCCGTGTACTTGGCCAGCAGTTCCGGTGACTTGTTGGAGCCCGATTTGCAGACCTCGTTCCGGTTCACAAACTCCTTGCACGCGTTGTCTAGAGATCTGGTGAAGTCAGGCTCCTTGTTGAAAGCGCGCTCAACTAACCCCTGGTACTGAGTGTGGATCTCAAGCAGAGCGTCGACGTAGACCTTGGGCTCCAGCTTGTCGGCGTCTGCAGCCACCTTGGCAACAGCCGCCAAACCAGCCTTGCGAACATGGGCCTCGAAACGAGTCCGCAGAGGCTCCAGACCGTCGGGAATGCGAGAAAGGAGGCTGTACATCCGCCTCATGTCGTCCTCTCGGTTGTTGTCCAGCAGGGCCTGGAATTCTTCACGCAACAGGGTAGAGTGCTCCGCGATGAGGGCCTGGTTGCAAGTCCTCTTCAGATGTAGGGCAATATCTGGATGCAGATACATGCGTAcgcgctcctcctcctcagccaggcgagcctcggccttcttcaTGTACTCGACAACGCTATTCTCGGCCACGAACTGTTTGCTTTCGTTTTGGTAGAAGACTTTGGTCGCCTCCAGGAACGGCCTTTCAAAGTGGTACCTATACACTTCCAGCGTCGTCTTGGTGTTGTCGCCTTCGTCCATACCGAGTGAGACGAAGCTATCGACCACCTGTTTGATCTGGGTGTACTCGATGGTTTCACCGAGGCGTTGCCTTTCCACTAGCTTGAGAACGGCGTCCATGACTTTCTTAGAGACAGCCTGGAACAACACGTCACGCCACTGAACAAGGTGGAGCGTGTAGACGTCGTAAATgttctttttcccttcatCCATCTCGCGCTTAACCCAGTGTCTATTCAGGTACTTGAAGAGATGGTGGATATACTTGGCGGCGTTGGTGTAGCGTTGCCATTCGCGAATGTAAAAAGCTAACAAGGCCTCGTCCTTGTGAGCCTCCGCTTCGGAG belongs to Neurospora crassa OR74A linkage group IV, whole genome shotgun sequence and includes:
- the cul-1 gene encoding Cullin 1, whose amino-acid sequence is MPPATMMMGAYGQQPSGSDGIDSTWPYLQSSINKIMTNLQEGLDMSSYMGIYTAVHNFCTSQKANGGSSSPSNHLPGIGAQRGAHLLGEDLYKKLANYLTDHLKHLVSEAEAHKDEALLAFYIREWQRYTNAAKYIHHLFKYLNRHWVKREMDEGKKNIYDVYTLHLVQWRDVLFQAVSKKVMDAVLKLVERQRLGETIEYTQIKQVVDSFVSLGMDEGDNTKTTLEVYRYHFERPFLEATKVFYQNESKQFVAENSVVEYMKKAEARLAEEEERVRMYLHPDIALHLKRTCNQALIAEHSTLLREEFQALLDNNREDDMRRMYSLLSRIPDGLEPLRTRFEAHVRKAGLAAVAKVAADADKLEPKVYVDALLEIHTQYQGLVERAFNKEPDFTRSLDNACKEFVNRNEVCKSGSNKSPELLAKYTDVLLRKSSTGVEEAELENTLTQIMTVFKYIQDKDVFQKFYSRMLARRLVHSNSNSDDAETSMISKLKEACGFEYTNKLQRMFQDMQISKDLNTGFKEHVASLNMDGKPLDSTYSILGTGFWPLVPPNTSFVAPAEISADCDRFTRFYKNKHEGRKLTWLWQLCKGDIKANYMKGAKMPYIFSVSAYQMAILLLFNEKDQYTFEELASITQLNADVLEGALGILVKAKVLTAEGGEGGKIGPGATFSLNYDFKNKKYRINLNVGMKSETKQEEAETNKTIEEDRKLLLQSAIVRIMKARKKMKHQQLVSETINQIKARFMPKIGDIKKCIEILLDKEYLERLEDDELGYLA